The Eretmochelys imbricata isolate rEreImb1 chromosome 26, rEreImb1.hap1, whole genome shotgun sequence genome contains the following window.
aggactggggcagagccTGCAGGGACCTGtcagcctgccctgcccacccctccaAGGGATGTGTTGGATGAGTGCTGGGAGGAGTGGGTTGATTGATCCCCAACCCTGTGGGTGTCCTTAGGGGCTCAGCACCCAAAACACACCTGACATGTGGGTGCCCCGGAAAGCCTGGCCCTGTAGCCACAAGCCCCTGTTCCAGAACCCCATGGCGGCCAAcatggggggagcccaggccctgagggacaggctgccctggggcactTCCCCACTGCTCATGCTAGCACAAGCCCTTGGGCCACGAGTGGCTGCTTTAAGCCAGCCACAGCAGCTGGCCTTGACTGGGGAGCAGCCGGGATGGGCACCATgcccctggctggctgggcaAGGCAGCGTGCGTGCCCCACTTGCTGCTGGGCACCGGGGTGCCATGTGGCACAAGGGCCACTGGGCCTCTCAAGGGCATTTGATGTCActcgtgggggtggggctgggcctcCGTTTCCCTGATGGAGGCGTGGGGGGCCCATCCCTTGTGGCTGTGATGACAGCATCTGAAACAAGCCCAGCAGGTGCCAGACCCCACTCAGGGGACAGAACAGCGTGCCCAATACAGGGCGTTACGGTCACcctgagggctggggggggcacagggagcaGCCCACTGTGGGGGGAGAGTTACTGTCACCCGGGGAGGTTGTGGGGAATGTCCAGCTTTATGGGTGGGGAGTTATTGCTCTGGTCAGGGCATGGGGAGCATCCCACTCAAAAGCAGTGTTACCATCACCCTCGGGGAGGCACGTCTTGCTCTGGGGGGGTGTCctgctctgggggagggaggtgttacTGTCACTCCGGGGGGGGGTGGTCCTGCTCTGGGGGGGTTACTGTCACTCTGCAGGAGAGGGcctgctctgggggaggggggggtgttaCTGTTGCTCTGGGGGGGTTACCAGCTCCCCGGGGAAGGTTGCAGGGCACATTCCCCTCTGGGGGTTACTGTTACCCAGGGAGGAGCATAAGGCATGTCCTGCTCATGGGGGGGGGAACTGTcaccccagggaaaggggggacaGTGGGGCACAACCCACTCGGCGGGGGGCTGcaggcacagctcccactgggctCCGCTAGGGCTCTGCGCGTCCTGCCCAGCTGCGCCCTCTGGGGCAGTAGGTGCCTGGCTGGTCAGTTCAAGCTGCGCCAGACCCCCTGCACTGACcggtcccctccctcccccagccccggctcACCTGGCCGACAGCATCCACAAAAAGAAGCACACGCGCCCCACCTTCACTGGCCACCAGATCTTTGCGCTGGAGAAAACCTTTGAGCAGACCAAGTACCTGGCAGGGCCCGAGCGGGCACGTCTGGCCTATTCCCTCGGTATGACCGAGTCGCAGGTGAAGGTGAGTGAGGGGCGAGGGCCAGCCCTGGGACTCAGGGGCCGGGCCACTCAGGGCCGTTTTGTTAAAGGGGCCAGTGGAGACTGACCCGAGCTCCCTCAGGGCCGGGCTGGATCCTTAGGCAAACTGGCCTGTGGGGGGTGCGGTTCACTGGGCACTGAGGGGCTTggccagggcagtgggggctggtcACCCCTCAGCAGCAGTGGGGATGaacagggagctgggaggggggccCATCAGCTCAGTGCAGCCCTAACGCACTCCCCATCCCCGGCCAGGTGTGGTTCCAGAACCGACGGACCAAATGGCGGAAGAAGAGTGCGCTGGAGCCCTCGTCCTCCTCACAGCGGGCGGTGGGCGAGCGGGCCGCCTCTGAGACCGAGGACGACGAATACAACAAGCCCCTGGACCCTGACTCGGACGACGAGAAGATCCGCCTGCTGCTGAGGAAGCACCGGGCTGCGTTCTCGGTGCTCAGCCTGGGCACCCACAGTGGCTGAGCCACCGGCCCCCTGCAGTGCCTGGCACTGGCCCCATGCCCGAGATGCCTGTGCACCAGCCTGCTCGGAGCCAGAGACACGCAGAGCAGCGCCCGAGCTGGCAggggctgctctgagcaggagggGTCGAGCCGTGAGGTACAGGGTCCTGGAGCAGGGTTGCTGGAGCCTGCCTCCTCCCCGGCTGAGTCGTGAGGGGACAGGAGCAGCCCTGACccaacaggagctgctggtgcAGCCTTGGGCCATAGAGCCAGGCTGCAAATGGGAAAGGGGGGCTCTGCCTCTGTTCCTGCCCCATTCTGGGAgggtgctgcccccaccctgggcaGGAGGAAGCCGGGCTCCGGTATGTCCCGGGCTGTTGGTGTTACAGACCATGCCGTGCCATGAGCAGTGATGAAATAAAGGTCCCAGCCCCCTCTGCATCTGGGCAGTTATTTGACTGTGGCGTGTCCGTGGGTGCAGCTGGCTGGGGCGGTAGCAGAGTGTTGATGGCTGAGCTGCCTGGTGGGGGTGTTAAGCACAACCCATTGAACCCCCCACTGAGCAAAGTGTCCCTGCGGGACCTGCACTGAGTGTTGGCTGGCCTGGGCCTCGGCTCAGTACGCAACCAAGGAGAGGCGCTGGGGACACTCACTGGGGCTGAAAGACAGTAGCTGAGCTGGGGAGCCGCTGAAAGGATGCTGGCACTGCCGTGGTGACGCTGGCAGGCAGCCTTGACAGCGCTGCTGTGGGAAAGGTCGCAGTCCTGGAGCCACCAGCACTAGATTCCTGCGGgtacattatttattaattaatttgaaGTTTGACCTGGGGCGTTGCCCCATCTTTCCTCATTAGCtcagccctgctctctgccccatgGACTCAGCAGGGCCTGCGTGCTGTCACCCTGCTCCTGCCTGAGTCTGTGCTGGTCACTTGCCCGGGCAAACCTGATCCGCGCAGCTCCCTGGGTCGGGCGAAGCCGACCCGCGCGGCTCCATGCAGGGCGGGTACCCCAGCAGGCGGCATTTGGAGCCCTCTGGCCAAGCATTAGTGTCCGAGGCCGGCCAGCACGGACGTTCACGCACAGGCAGTAACGCTGTGAGGGCTGCTGCCCTGAGCCATGGAGAACCGTCCAGCTGTACGGGGCGATGGCcatggggtgctgggggaggggtccagACAGGCCAGGAGCAGCGTGACCAGTCACAGGTGGGAGGTTAGCCCAACAGCCGCAGAGACACTGTTGTAGACCCGCCTCATACAGCAGAGTGCTGAATGCAGCAGGAGCACCCAGCTACCCCAGTGCCAGCCTCTCCCAGccggggtgctgtggggagcagggtcagtgccctggaggggaggggagctcgGGGTTTCTTTGCAGCTTGTAGCTCTCAGGTGCTCAGCATACCCTGAGCTACTGCATGAGGCACCAGTTCAAAAGTCGCTCGTTAGGCCTCTTGTTGGAACGTATTAGCAGCAAATAAATACCATTTATCTTGGGGCAGTGAGTGAAAGCCCATTCACCTGTCGCAGCCACACGATTGATGGTGCGTCAATAGCAAAGGAGTGTTTACTGCCACTCCAACCTGCACACGCCCTCCGCCCACCCTATGCGTGGGTCACAAGCGAGTGTGCCCGGAGCAGCATGGGTGTGCCCTCGCCCATGCTAGCCCCCAGGCTGgcttccccagcccctcctgggcACAGCACTGCCTGTAGGGCGCATATGGGCTGCCCCAAGGGGCTGGGCTGGCCTGCGCTCAGAGTCGGAGCCAGGCTTGCTCTGAGACGCGCCGGGGCGGGCGGACTGCATACCATGTGTTCAGTTAAAGTACGGGCACAGCCCCTGCAATAGGGGACGAGTGTGCACTTGTGCACGCATGCCACGTTCCCATGTAAACATGGTTCTCCTGCTCCTACTGCACCAACCACGGGCTGGCCAGACTCTGACCCTGCCTGGGTGTGgtagccctggggtagcgggtaTTTCGGggttgggagggagagggaggctgtTGTAGTGCAAGCCAATCCCCCTGCAGCTCTTTTCCTGTGGGTCTGGGCTTTCCCCTCAGTGCCAGGCATCGCAAACTGGTGCAAAGCTACTCAGATTTGGCCTCCGTCCTTCACAACAGCATCGCTGGCGAGCTGGCCACAGCCCCAcaggccaggagctgctgctgcaggctgaGGTGGGACAGGCTCCCGTTCCACCGCCCGGGAGGAATTAAGGTGGCCGTGCCAGGGCAGAAGGTGCTGCAGCCAGTGGCCACTGGCCCCTCCCAGGAGGGCGAGGCAATGGTGGAGAAGGACGCTGGCCTGATTTTAGGTGCCACCCTGCAAAAAATTTGTCCCGCGGGTGGATTGCAAAAAAGACAAAGTGCAGTTGGTGGGTCACCCTGGTACAAGGTTTGGGCCTCACTGGATTGGTGATGCCAAGGAATGGGGACAGGGTGCCCTAGCCAGGCCACATGCGACGGGCCTGGGCACCCCCAATTGTGAGCCATGTGTGCGAACTCGCGCACGTCACTGTGTGCTAGCAAATAACCCAGCCCCTGATAAGCTCTCCTACTTACCAAAGGTGAGAGCCAATTACATGGTGGCCAGCTGTGAGCAAACAAGCTGCAGCATCCTGGGGAGGAAATCAATAGGAGATAAGGTGGTGTGGGCCTATCATAGAGTGATTAGTGTGGGGGGGCACCTTTAACCAGgtagcccagcccagctgccatGACCCATTGGGGTCTAGACCCCCAACAGACCTCCAGCAGTCCCTGCCTGGCATCAAAGCCCAGCGCTGCACCGTCCGCCAGTCCCCACTGTTGTGAAACCATCACCAATGCAATGCAGCCCCGGGGTCACAGCACGGCCTGTCTGCTGGCACCACGGTACGGCCCCCCCAGTCCAGCCCCTCCCAATGCCACGGCatgcctcccccccacacacacagcccagcccccccccaatGCCATGGCatggccccccagcccctcccaacgCCACGGCATGCCTCCCACCCCCCGCACAGCCTGCCCACCCCCAATGCCACAGCATGGCCCCCAGTCCAGCCCCTCCCAATGCCATGGcatgcctcccccccaccacagcccagcccctcccaatGCCATGGCATGCCTCCCCCATGCACACAGCCCGCCCACCCCCAGTGCCACAGCATGGCCCCCGCCAGCCCCTCCTAATGCCATGGCATGCCTCCCCCAGCGTAAttgccccaccctccccacccccaatgccaCGGCATGGCCTCCAGCACCACCgcccagtccccacccccacgGCATGGCTGCCCCCCACCCAACCGCACAGCCCCCAGCGCCACTGCCCATCCCCCATCCCCAATGCCacagcctggcccccagcccggctcccccAACGCCAAGGCATGCCCTCCCCACGCCACTGCCCATCCCC
Protein-coding sequences here:
- the NKX6-3 gene encoding homeobox protein Nkx-6.3 — its product is MDANLQGTFLLNSPSLAPFPEAKAPMCQYSVQNSFYKLSPPGLSAQLAAGTPHGITDILSRPNSSLLSAYPHTGGFNSLGSQPVYYGPQVGPFSKGGSDYPSRGRDCWAETSQDWRGGRPCGSTPAHLADSIHKKKHTRPTFTGHQIFALEKTFEQTKYLAGPERARLAYSLGMTESQVKVWFQNRRTKWRKKSALEPSSSSQRAVGERAASETEDDEYNKPLDPDSDDEKIRLLLRKHRAAFSVLSLGTHSG